One genomic segment of Methanothermobacter wolfeii includes these proteins:
- a CDS encoding roadblock/LC7 domain-containing protein: MIARILKDLGRINGVNGSLVVGKDGLVIESEVPSDIDGELVAAMASAVFGTAERSAEEIKHEPLEQVMIEGSRGKTLMIDAGEGILVLITDVDINLGLIRIEMRRSAERVKDLLT; the protein is encoded by the coding sequence ATGATAGCAAGAATACTTAAAGATTTAGGTAGGATCAATGGGGTTAACGGTTCCCTTGTTGTTGGAAAGGATGGTCTTGTCATTGAAAGCGAGGTTCCATCTGATATCGACGGGGAACTGGTGGCTGCAATGGCCTCAGCGGTTTTCGGTACCGCTGAAAGGTCTGCAGAGGAGATAAAACATGAGCCTCTTGAACAGGTCATGATTGAGGGTAGTCGTGGTAAGACACTCATGATAGACGCAGGGGAGGGAATTCTTGTACTCATAACAGATGTTGACATCAATCTTGGTCTTATACGTATCGAGATGAGGAGAAGCGCTGAACGCGTTAAGGACCTCCTGACATAA
- a CDS encoding DUF1611 domain-containing protein gives MHILSSVEELQELNPFIIIGCGGGGEKFANFEGVEAVGFVDDDPRKHGTEFCGCTVSSSLLDLIDRTDARSVAIMLPIGAEGAALKYAVQAISEGKNVVTSFRSLPLSENTSLIKLSEQMNVKIKEISPRLDNIKKIFGVAPSRCTEVLPKINYRHRAPVVFVGGTSQECGKRTTTRLLGKEAMKRGLEVGVISTDEMGLEQPVDINFRAGSLSVMDVAAAIMGAMRYLEEEKDPDIIFVEGQSSLTERGNLHPRGLSASILIGAMPEFTVLCHRPNHPYREPRGVSEEIRAIEAIEPTRVIGISLNLRNMKDRTIIKRYEERFGLPAVDVKNGGSSRLMDVIMDCIGEI, from the coding sequence TTGCACATATTATCTTCTGTAGAGGAACTTCAGGAACTCAACCCATTCATAATTATTGGCTGTGGCGGTGGTGGTGAAAAATTCGCAAATTTTGAGGGTGTTGAAGCTGTTGGTTTTGTAGACGACGACCCCAGAAAACATGGGACTGAGTTCTGCGGATGCACGGTCTCATCCAGCCTCCTGGACCTTATCGACAGGACAGACGCCAGAAGCGTTGCAATAATGCTCCCCATAGGTGCGGAGGGCGCGGCCCTCAAGTATGCTGTCCAGGCAATAAGTGAGGGCAAGAACGTTGTGACATCCTTCAGATCACTCCCGCTCTCTGAAAACACGTCCCTCATTAAACTTTCAGAACAGATGAACGTTAAGATAAAGGAGATAAGTCCACGACTTGATAATATAAAGAAGATATTCGGAGTCGCACCTTCCCGTTGCACTGAAGTTCTTCCCAAGATAAATTACAGGCACAGGGCCCCGGTTGTATTTGTAGGGGGGACTTCACAGGAATGCGGTAAACGCACAACAACAAGGCTGCTTGGTAAGGAGGCAATGAAAAGGGGTCTTGAGGTCGGAGTCATATCAACGGATGAGATGGGCCTTGAGCAGCCCGTAGATATCAACTTCAGGGCAGGGAGCCTCTCTGTCATGGACGTCGCGGCAGCGATAATGGGTGCAATGCGCTACCTTGAGGAGGAGAAGGACCCCGACATAATATTCGTGGAGGGACAGTCAAGCCTTACAGAGAGGGGAAACCTCCACCCTAGGGGGCTTTCAGCTTCAATACTCATAGGAGCCATGCCAGAGTTCACTGTTCTATGCCACAGACCTAACCACCCCTACAGGGAGCCCAGGGGGGTCTCAGAGGAGATAAGGGCAATTGAAGCAATCGAACCAACAAGGGTTATAGGCATTTCCTTAAACTTAAGAAACATGAAGGACAGAACAATAATTAAAAGATATGAGGAGAGGTTCGGGCTTCCAGCAGTGGATGTTAAAAATGGGGGTTCTTCGCGATTGATGGATGTTATAATGGACTGCATAGGGGAGATCTAG
- a CDS encoding cell division protein SepF — protein MRDVIEMLKKSVGLDDEPEESQETETIIVPEHSFYEIILLKAKNLEDVEDALSQVTEEQNPVILDLTEIRRENPSEFTEVGERIKDLRENRGVEAILLCNREKNVIIITPREIKLIRKG, from the coding sequence GTGAGAGACGTTATTGAGATGCTGAAGAAGAGTGTGGGGCTGGATGATGAACCTGAGGAATCTCAGGAAACAGAGACCATAATAGTGCCAGAGCATTCATTCTATGAGATAATCCTTTTAAAGGCAAAAAACCTTGAGGATGTGGAGGATGCACTGTCCCAGGTTACTGAGGAGCAGAACCCGGTGATACTTGACCTCACAGAGATCCGGAGGGAAAATCCTTCTGAGTTCACGGAGGTGGGTGAGCGTATAAAGGACCTCAGGGAAAACAGGGGGGTTGAAGCCATACTTCTCTGCAACAGGGAGAAGAATGTTATTATAATCACTCCAAGGGAGATTAAACTCATCAGGAAGGGGTAG
- a CDS encoding DUF2226 domain-containing protein produces the protein MELPITKPSKISYGDEIDFMELLDKLRAEGYNGFIRVTHASDEGYILFMDGYHVAASYGRAMKEEALEEIMKVADKTDTLIELFDLKRSQIDYLMDINRIYRIESVEKPVNEPADEPYFNPQEVSYRQPVSGETSGYETMEEPGSDRDKAMEEPEKPEKAGEIESTVPEPESVEGEVGGDAQIGAAESAEGEVHESESGSAADETMEEPEKPLSRDELMKKYGLRDIEEEEVEKVLETYKGGAITDIDPERVEFTLMNKIKMSILGIPKIKGAEVIVFLDNSLDLSGRIKIMVEHEGKGLFSRIMGDSKEEENLKFHIMDIVEMELRKTFRDFPEIVDNFEVSIEIR, from the coding sequence ATGGAGCTTCCAATAACCAAACCATCAAAGATTTCATATGGTGATGAGATTGATTTCATGGAGCTTCTTGATAAGCTGAGAGCAGAGGGATATAATGGCTTCATAAGGGTCACGCATGCATCTGATGAAGGCTACATACTATTCATGGATGGCTATCACGTGGCAGCATCCTATGGTCGGGCAATGAAGGAGGAAGCCCTTGAAGAGATAATGAAGGTGGCGGATAAGACAGACACCCTCATAGAACTCTTTGATCTTAAAAGGTCCCAGATAGATTATCTCATGGATATAAACAGGATTTACAGAATAGAATCCGTTGAAAAACCGGTGAATGAACCTGCTGATGAACCATATTTCAATCCACAGGAAGTAAGCTACAGACAGCCAGTATCCGGTGAAACATCAGGATATGAGACCATGGAGGAGCCCGGCAGTGACAGGGATAAGGCCATGGAGGAACCTGAAAAACCCGAGAAAGCCGGTGAAATAGAATCTACTGTCCCTGAACCTGAATCTGTTGAAGGGGAGGTTGGGGGTGATGCTCAGATCGGTGCTGCGGAGTCTGCTGAAGGAGAGGTCCATGAATCAGAATCCGGTTCAGCAGCTGATGAAACCATGGAGGAACCTGAAAAACCCCTGAGCAGGGATGAACTCATGAAGAAATACGGTCTCAGGGACATTGAGGAAGAGGAGGTTGAAAAGGTCCTTGAGACATATAAGGGTGGTGCGATAACTGACATTGACCCTGAGAGGGTTGAATTCACACTTATGAATAAAATTAAAATGTCAATACTTGGCATACCCAAAATAAAGGGTGCCGAGGTCATAGTATTCCTGGATAATTCCCTTGACCTAAGCGGCAGGATCAAGATAATGGTTGAACATGAGGGTAAAGGTCTCTTCTCAAGGATCATGGGTGATTCAAAGGAGGAAGAGAATCTGAAGTTCCATATAATGGATATAGTGGAAATGGAGCTCAGAAAGACATTCAGGGATTTCCCTGAAATAGTCGATAACTTTGAGGTCAGCATTGAGATACGCTGA
- the minD gene encoding septum site-determining protein MinD, producing the protein MTRVITVASGKGGVGKTTITANLGVALSTYGERVVVLDADIAMANLELILGMEGKSVTLHDVLAGNASIEDAVYDGPNGVRVVPAGISLEGLRNVKLDRLEDALTYLIEDTDILLIDAPAGLEKDAVAALAAADELLLVTTPEVPSISDALKTKIVASKLDINIIGVVINREQYDKTFLSVDEVETILEVPVIAVIPDDPEVSRAAAFGEPIVIKNPKSPASNALMKLAADLIGEEYQPIEPDKQGVIAKLISGLMGRR; encoded by the coding sequence ATGACGAGAGTGATCACAGTCGCATCAGGTAAGGGAGGTGTGGGAAAGACCACCATAACAGCAAACCTTGGTGTCGCCCTTTCAACCTATGGTGAGCGGGTTGTCGTCCTTGACGCTGATATAGCAATGGCAAACCTTGAACTTATTCTTGGCATGGAGGGAAAATCAGTCACCCTGCATGACGTCCTTGCAGGTAATGCTTCCATTGAGGACGCGGTGTATGATGGTCCGAACGGTGTGAGGGTTGTGCCTGCAGGAATATCCCTGGAGGGCTTAAGGAACGTTAAACTGGACAGGCTGGAGGATGCCCTCACCTACCTGATAGAGGATACGGACATACTGCTCATAGATGCACCGGCAGGTCTTGAAAAGGATGCCGTGGCAGCACTTGCCGCTGCAGATGAACTTCTCCTTGTAACCACACCGGAGGTTCCCTCAATAAGCGACGCCCTCAAAACAAAAATCGTGGCAAGCAAGCTTGACATAAACATAATCGGTGTGGTCATCAACAGGGAACAGTACGACAAGACCTTCCTGAGCGTTGATGAGGTTGAAACCATCCTTGAAGTCCCGGTCATAGCGGTGATACCCGACGACCCTGAGGTCAGCAGGGCAGCGGCCTTCGGTGAACCGATAGTTATTAAAAATCCGAAGTCACCTGCAAGCAACGCCCTCATGAAGCTGGCAGCTGACCTTATCGGAGAGGAGTACCAGCCCATCGAACCCGACAAGCAGGGTGTAATTGCAAAACTTATAAGTGGTTTAATGGGGCGAAGATAA
- a CDS encoding carbohydrate kinase family protein: MIETVSVGTCNMDFIFRVPSFVRPDSEMNIEEVCVTPGGSAFNFAAWTESLGLHSGIVSVVGSDYYGKIIRDRLASVGVDTGGLSRGDKPTGMAFISVDAAGRRSIYSYTGANAELEIGEEECRYIESAGKVHLTGCYIEVALSVAGIAEDISFSPGTLLAGYGLKALKPVVEKTEMMFLNDDELRSLTGLSVPSGALGLIENGAGNVVVTHGPSGASFFSRGVRENLKVRGVRATDTTGAGDAFAAGFMVEWLGGSEPLRCLEAGHETATRAISRMGAF, encoded by the coding sequence TTGATTGAAACCGTCAGCGTAGGGACCTGTAACATGGATTTTATTTTTCGCGTCCCATCCTTTGTAAGACCCGACAGTGAGATGAACATTGAGGAAGTATGTGTAACACCAGGGGGGTCAGCCTTCAATTTTGCTGCATGGACCGAAAGCCTCGGGCTCCATTCAGGCATAGTCTCAGTGGTGGGCTCAGATTACTACGGGAAAATCATAAGGGACAGACTTGCATCGGTGGGTGTTGACACTGGTGGTCTTTCAAGGGGTGATAAACCCACAGGCATGGCATTCATATCGGTGGATGCAGCAGGAAGAAGGTCCATTTATTCCTACACGGGTGCCAACGCAGAACTTGAAATAGGCGAGGAGGAATGCAGGTATATTGAATCAGCAGGAAAGGTTCACCTTACAGGATGCTACATTGAAGTGGCATTATCGGTTGCAGGGATAGCAGAGGACATTTCCTTCAGCCCGGGCACACTACTTGCAGGGTACGGTTTGAAGGCCCTTAAACCCGTCGTTGAGAAGACCGAGATGATGTTTCTTAATGATGATGAACTCAGGAGCCTTACAGGCCTTTCTGTTCCTTCAGGAGCCCTTGGACTCATTGAGAACGGTGCCGGTAATGTTGTTGTAACCCATGGACCATCAGGCGCATCCTTCTTTTCAAGGGGAGTCAGGGAGAACCTGAAGGTTAGGGGGGTCCGGGCTACTGACACAACAGGTGCAGGGGACGCCTTTGCAGCGGGGTTCATGGTGGAGTGGCTCGGCGGCTCCGAACCCCTCAGGTGCCTTGAGGCAGGTCATGAAACAGCCACCAGGGCAATTTCAAGGATGGGGGCATTCTAG
- a CDS encoding TatD family hydrolase — protein MIDSHIHADTRPFEDFEAMAVSGIREAVTCAHDPLEMLSSDVVMAHFRRILKVDPHRAALNGLKLHTALGVHPRAIPHDYMKVLEELPELLSDPSVVAVGEIGLDSGSETEMNVFIEQLRIADETDRRVIVHTPRSGKEEITPLIADLLSQHIDERRAVIEHVNMDVIPLLIESDFMLGLTVQPEKLTPQEAVQILKEYGTDRFVLNSDMSSSPSDPLSVPRTVHRMRISGFGEGDIMRVSEKNIRKFLKIKN, from the coding sequence TTGATAGACAGCCATATCCATGCAGATACAAGACCCTTTGAAGACTTTGAAGCCATGGCGGTTAGCGGTATACGGGAGGCGGTCACCTGCGCACATGACCCCCTTGAAATGTTATCCTCAGATGTCGTCATGGCCCACTTCAGGAGGATCCTTAAAGTGGACCCTCATAGGGCTGCCCTTAATGGCCTGAAACTGCACACAGCACTTGGAGTACATCCCAGGGCCATCCCCCATGATTACATGAAGGTCCTTGAAGAACTCCCCGAACTCCTCAGTGACCCGTCTGTCGTTGCAGTAGGGGAGATAGGTCTTGATTCAGGTTCTGAAACTGAAATGAATGTGTTTATTGAACAGTTAAGGATCGCTGATGAAACAGATAGGAGGGTGATTGTCCATACACCCCGCAGCGGGAAGGAAGAGATCACTCCGCTTATAGCGGATTTACTGAGCCAGCACATCGATGAGAGGCGCGCGGTAATTGAACATGTTAACATGGATGTAATCCCCCTCCTTATTGAATCCGACTTCATGCTGGGGCTTACGGTCCAGCCAGAAAAGCTCACACCCCAAGAGGCTGTTCAGATCCTTAAGGAGTACGGGACAGACAGATTCGTCCTTAACAGTGACATGAGCTCGTCCCCCTCTGATCCCCTTTCTGTTCCAAGAACCGTGCATAGAATGAGGATCTCAGGGTTCGGTGAGGGGGACATAATGAGGGTGTCTGAGAAAAACATCAGGAAATTCCTTAAAATCAAAAACTAG
- a CDS encoding helix-turn-helix transcriptional regulator: MYLEKSSDIYEYLHEDVQFFLKSAARFKILLSLLESPRSLEEIRNSSGVSMPAVYSNIRLLLEEGLVKRSGSLYSLSHEATLQILSALKLLDSVNVISRFEEIWLDHDISGIPDDLIEDIDWLKDAELVRSTPTDIYRPQRTYRKLIMGSNEVYGVSPISQMDLIDIYEGFLEGGVPVELVLTDEIIKNTVLNANIQLLKTAIKRRSLKIRRFRGDLKVAFTVTDRFFSMGLFGSDGLYDQNRDIMSTDRRAIEWGFRLYEYYRERSEKLGVGNFTRIMLNI; the protein is encoded by the coding sequence ATGTACCTGGAGAAATCCTCAGATATCTATGAATACCTTCATGAAGACGTACAGTTTTTTCTGAAATCCGCTGCAAGGTTTAAAATACTCCTTTCTCTCCTGGAATCTCCAAGATCCCTTGAGGAGATAAGGAACAGTTCGGGAGTCAGCATGCCTGCAGTCTACAGCAACATCAGGTTACTCCTGGAGGAGGGCCTTGTAAAAAGGTCTGGCAGTCTTTACAGCCTATCACATGAAGCAACCCTTCAAATACTTTCCGCCCTGAAGTTACTGGATTCTGTGAATGTTATAAGCAGATTTGAGGAGATATGGCTTGATCATGACATAAGCGGGATACCTGATGATCTTATTGAGGACATTGACTGGTTAAAGGATGCTGAACTTGTCAGGTCAACCCCCACAGATATATACAGGCCCCAGAGGACATACAGGAAACTTATAATGGGTTCTAATGAAGTTTATGGAGTATCACCCATCTCACAGATGGACCTCATTGATATATACGAGGGGTTCCTTGAGGGGGGCGTCCCGGTGGAACTGGTTCTAACGGATGAGATAATAAAGAACACGGTTTTAAATGCAAATATCCAGCTTCTTAAAACAGCCATCAAACGCCGCAGTCTGAAAATAAGAAGATTTAGGGGGGACCTGAAGGTTGCATTCACGGTAACTGACAGGTTCTTTTCGATGGGCCTATTTGGAAGTGATGGCCTTTATGACCAGAACAGGGATATAATGAGCACGGATAGAAGGGCTATTGAATGGGGCTTCAGGCTGTATGAATATTACCGTGAAAGGTCTGAGAAACTTGGTGTAGGCAACTTTACAAGGATAATGCTCAATATTTAA
- a CDS encoding helix-turn-helix transcriptional regulator → MRDVQELLGEVGFLAGSRVRAKILLELLEGRKSSSELKESIRAPASTIAHSLWELESKNLVERASESCVLTSKGRLMGTVLLRFIGSFDSIRVHRDFWNDHSIKSIPDDLFMNINVFRRAKVIEATLEDLHRPHASYHEMLDSTGHLKALLAVCFPRHIRAIKELLAREASVEVILTPEAYREFIRDFGLSEVKNNIERGSLSLRIINGKQELSYMLSDNFFSMGLFNETVAYDPSRIMIGHEREILDWGKRLFNHHRGMSSRINVDDIMAGDLTMDEKEGLTAPDEVHEG, encoded by the coding sequence TTGAGGGATGTTCAGGAATTACTGGGTGAAGTAGGATTCCTGGCAGGTTCCAGGGTCAGGGCAAAGATACTGCTTGAACTTCTAGAGGGCCGGAAGAGTTCATCAGAACTCAAGGAAAGCATAAGGGCACCGGCATCAACCATAGCACACTCACTATGGGAGCTCGAATCAAAAAATCTTGTTGAGAGGGCATCAGAGTCATGCGTTCTGACCTCGAAGGGAAGACTCATGGGGACCGTGCTTTTAAGGTTCATAGGTTCCTTTGACTCTATCCGAGTCCACAGGGACTTCTGGAATGACCACTCCATTAAATCAATCCCAGATGATCTTTTCATGAATATAAATGTTTTCAGAAGGGCGAAGGTTATTGAGGCCACCCTTGAAGATCTTCACAGACCCCACGCATCCTATCATGAAATGCTGGACTCCACAGGGCACCTTAAGGCGCTCCTTGCAGTCTGTTTCCCGAGACACATCAGGGCCATAAAAGAACTTTTGGCCAGAGAAGCATCAGTTGAGGTTATACTGACACCTGAAGCATACAGGGAATTTATCAGGGACTTTGGACTCAGTGAAGTTAAAAATAACATTGAAAGGGGATCTTTAAGCCTTAGGATTATAAATGGGAAACAGGAACTATCATACATGCTTTCTGATAACTTCTTTTCAATGGGACTCTTCAATGAGACCGTGGCCTATGATCCATCAAGGATCATGATAGGCCACGAAAGGGAGATCCTTGACTGGGGCAAACGCCTCTTTAACCACCACAGGGGGATGTCCTCCAGGATCAACGTTGATGATATTATGGCTGGTGATCTTACAATGGATGAGAAGGAGGGGTTAACAGCCCCTGATGAGGTCCATGAGGGTTGA
- the glyS gene encoding glycine--tRNA ligase, with translation MNHEKTMTIARKRGFLWSSFEIYSGVAGFVDYGPLGATLKNKIMSRWREYYVVREGFYEIESPTIMPEEALKASGHVDHFNDPMTQCKECMDVYRADHIIEDATGRDVEGLENQELTEIISSEGIRCPRCGGHLTHVWSYNLMFQTLIGAKGKKTGYLRPETAQGIFIPFKRLLRFFRNRLPFGVVQLGKSYRNEISPRQGVIRLREFTQAEAEIFVHPEDKTHPDFESVRDDVLRLYPASSQEEGLEPFEITAGEALERGIISSEVLTYHLCLARRFLMDIGVPEEALRFRQHLPTEMAHYAIDCWDVEALTDAYGWIEIIGIADRTDYDLKSHAEHSGEDLRVFIEYDEPRKIRKRVVKAEMGRLGPRFRKDAARIVEALAEKDPEEIEEALMKEGKYLLELDREFEILPDDVTFQEVEETITGEKVYPHVIEPSFGIDRIIYTLLLHSCVEEEDRTYFRLPPHVAPVEVTVLPLVNRDEMVDVAVKIKRDLRKNGFIAEFDSSGTIGRRYARSDEIGVPFAVTVDHQTLEDGTVTLRRRDDCSQIRVGIDDLKSTLMDLIRGC, from the coding sequence CTGAATCATGAAAAAACGATGACGATTGCAAGGAAAAGAGGATTTTTATGGTCTTCATTTGAGATCTATTCAGGAGTTGCAGGTTTTGTTGATTACGGCCCCCTTGGAGCCACCCTCAAAAACAAGATAATGAGCAGGTGGCGTGAATACTACGTTGTAAGGGAGGGCTTCTATGAGATAGAGTCACCCACCATAATGCCTGAGGAGGCCCTGAAGGCATCAGGACACGTCGATCACTTCAATGACCCCATGACGCAGTGCAAGGAATGTATGGATGTCTACAGGGCGGATCACATAATTGAGGATGCCACCGGACGTGATGTTGAGGGCCTTGAAAACCAGGAACTGACAGAGATCATCTCCTCTGAGGGTATCAGATGCCCCCGATGCGGCGGCCATCTTACACATGTCTGGAGCTACAACCTCATGTTTCAGACACTTATAGGTGCCAAGGGAAAGAAGACAGGTTACCTCAGACCCGAAACAGCCCAGGGGATATTCATACCCTTCAAGAGGCTTCTCAGGTTCTTCAGGAACAGGCTCCCCTTCGGTGTTGTGCAGCTTGGAAAATCCTACCGTAATGAGATATCTCCAAGACAGGGCGTTATAAGGCTCAGGGAATTTACACAGGCAGAAGCAGAGATATTTGTGCATCCAGAGGACAAAACCCACCCAGACTTCGAATCTGTAAGGGACGATGTCCTGAGGCTCTACCCTGCAAGCAGCCAGGAGGAGGGCTTGGAACCATTTGAGATAACGGCTGGTGAAGCCCTTGAGAGGGGAATAATCTCAAGTGAAGTTCTCACATATCACCTCTGCCTTGCAAGGAGGTTCCTGATGGACATTGGGGTGCCTGAAGAAGCCCTGAGATTCAGGCAGCACCTTCCCACCGAGATGGCCCATTACGCCATTGACTGCTGGGATGTTGAGGCCCTCACAGACGCCTACGGATGGATAGAGATCATCGGGATAGCTGACAGGACAGACTACGACCTTAAATCTCATGCCGAGCACAGCGGGGAGGACCTGAGGGTCTTCATAGAATATGATGAACCACGGAAAATCAGGAAACGTGTCGTTAAAGCTGAGATGGGCAGGCTGGGTCCAAGATTCAGGAAGGACGCTGCAAGGATAGTTGAGGCCCTGGCTGAAAAGGACCCTGAAGAGATTGAAGAGGCCCTGATGAAGGAGGGTAAATACCTCCTTGAACTTGACAGGGAATTTGAAATATTACCCGATGACGTGACCTTCCAGGAGGTTGAGGAAACCATAACAGGGGAGAAGGTGTACCCCCATGTGATAGAACCATCCTTCGGTATTGACCGTATAATCTATACCCTGCTTTTACACTCCTGTGTCGAGGAGGAGGATCGAACCTACTTCAGGCTGCCTCCACACGTGGCCCCTGTTGAGGTGACTGTGCTCCCCCTTGTAAACAGGGATGAGATGGTGGATGTTGCAGTGAAGATAAAAAGGGATCTCAGAAAGAACGGGTTTATAGCTGAATTTGATTCATCAGGTACCATCGGGAGAAGGTACGCCCGCTCAGATGAGATAGGCGTCCCCTTTGCAGTTACAGTTGACCATCAGACCCTTGAGGATGGAACGGTGACCCTCAGAAGGCGTGATGACTGCAGCCAGATAAGGGTGGGGATTGATGATTTAAAATCAACCCTCATGGACCTCATCAGGGGCTGTTAA
- the dcd gene encoding dCTP deaminase produces the protein MAILSDRDIKRYLEEGLITIDPLDDPERQIQPSSVDLRIGNEFRGFRVIRKPCIDPKDPSDIDSYMESFHVDEGPFIIHPGEFALATTHEYIGLPDNLVARVEGRSSIGRLGITMHVTAGYIDPGFHGRITLEISNIGKMPVALYPMQRVCQIVFETMTSPSEKPYGHPARDSKYVGQTRPETSRIKDDYEIRNSRL, from the coding sequence ATGGCCATACTCAGTGACAGGGATATAAAAAGATACCTTGAGGAGGGACTTATCACAATAGACCCCCTCGATGATCCTGAAAGACAGATACAGCCTTCATCAGTTGACCTTAGAATAGGGAACGAGTTCAGGGGTTTCAGGGTGATAAGGAAGCCCTGCATCGACCCCAAGGACCCCTCTGATATTGATTCATACATGGAGTCCTTCCATGTGGATGAGGGTCCCTTCATAATACATCCAGGGGAGTTCGCCCTTGCAACCACCCATGAGTATATCGGTCTTCCCGATAACCTTGTTGCACGGGTGGAGGGACGCTCATCCATCGGGAGGCTGGGCATAACCATGCATGTGACCGCAGGCTACATTGACCCTGGTTTCCATGGACGGATAACCCTTGAAATATCAAATATAGGGAAGATGCCTGTGGCCCTCTATCCGATGCAGAGGGTGTGTCAGATCGTCTTTGAAACCATGACATCACCCTCAGAGAAACCCTACGGTCATCCTGCCCGTGACAGTAAATACGTGGGGCAGACAAGGCCTGAGACAAGCCGGATAAAGGATGACTATGAAATCAGGAATTCAAGACTCTGA
- a CDS encoding DUF1512 family protein, with amino-acid sequence MRIIDIAGVLIFIILIIFLPIIMRMRIYASIEGAIAELTGMVGDAEELILELSQVKERELLEGCLEFFIVPPADVDPHGVAEKFRRLLEMGDERLEKMAGKLAPGADPELRARIVMCLKIGTGLRGILKFLNHSLETARKTGNLQMLLALQMNLALIMRTARAYMDGLRAISSCLPIGDGAGPLTAGMLIDEGDEREYIHDMVHVRKSYHGKDLSILRPRGPGPRLGKIVRALEEILDEREFDRIIMVDAAAKLEGEETGTVAEGVGVAIGGSGVEKWFIENMTLSSDVTAVIIKMGPEEALGQMTGRILEACSAALETIKRIMDESDAGSVLLIGVGNSSGIPNAVEDPLKLKIKKDKERN; translated from the coding sequence TTGAGGATTATTGATATTGCCGGTGTGCTCATCTTCATCATCCTCATAATATTCCTGCCCATCATCATGAGGATGCGGATCTATGCATCCATTGAGGGCGCCATAGCCGAACTTACCGGTATGGTGGGGGACGCTGAGGAGCTGATCCTTGAGCTCAGCCAGGTTAAGGAGAGGGAACTCCTTGAAGGCTGCCTTGAATTCTTCATCGTGCCCCCGGCAGACGTTGACCCCCATGGTGTTGCTGAGAAATTCCGCAGACTACTGGAGATGGGTGATGAACGCCTTGAGAAGATGGCCGGGAAACTGGCCCCTGGAGCTGACCCTGAACTGAGGGCAAGGATAGTCATGTGCCTGAAGATAGGCACCGGCCTTAGGGGTATCCTTAAGTTCCTTAATCACAGCCTTGAAACCGCAAGAAAAACCGGTAACCTCCAGATGCTCCTTGCACTCCAGATGAACCTTGCACTGATAATGAGAACTGCAAGGGCCTACATGGATGGTTTAAGGGCCATCTCATCCTGTTTACCCATCGGTGACGGTGCCGGCCCCCTTACCGCGGGTATGCTAATAGATGAGGGGGATGAACGTGAATACATCCATGACATGGTACATGTGCGGAAAAGCTACCATGGGAAGGATCTGAGCATCCTGAGGCCCCGCGGACCCGGACCACGCCTTGGGAAAATTGTCAGGGCCCTTGAGGAGATACTTGATGAGAGGGAATTTGACAGGATAATAATGGTTGATGCGGCAGCAAAACTTGAAGGAGAGGAGACAGGGACCGTTGCAGAGGGTGTTGGTGTTGCCATTGGAGGAAGCGGTGTTGAAAAATGGTTCATCGAAAACATGACCCTTTCATCGGATGTCACTGCTGTCATAATAAAGATGGGTCCTGAGGAGGCCCTTGGACAGATGACCGGCAGGATACTTGAAGCATGTTCAGCGGCCCTTGAAACCATAAAAAGGATCATGGATGAATCAGATGCTGGTTCCGTACTCTTAATAGGTGTGGGTAACAGCAGCGGGATACCCAATGCTGTGGAAGACCCCCTGAAATTGAAGATAAAGAAGGATAAGGAGAGGAATTAA